A genomic stretch from bacterium includes:
- a CDS encoding V-type ATP synthase subunit B — MTRKGRGLVGISGPLVSMPADPGTFLGQMLELTTGSGLRRQGQVLEISREKTTAQLFETTQGIDTASTWVRYLPRTARIRLSRRMLGRRFSGSGAPLDGMPPPVPEIETEITGSPINPMARDKPSDFIQTGISSIDLLNTLVRGQKLPIFSGSGLPSNELAVQIVRQASVVGEESDFAIVFAAMGITHRDASFFVDAFESTGAMNRTVVFLNLASDPTIERLLTPRMALSTAEHLAFEHGLHVLVVLTDMANYCEALREIGNAREEIPGRRGYPGYMYTDLAMIYERAGRIRGRAGSVTQIPILSMPDDDITHPIADLTGYITEGQIVLSRELHRKGIFPPIDVLPSLSRLMNLGIGEGKTRGDHRNLADQIYAFYARGRDLRRMEAVVGEDAMTSEDRRYLAFSKRFEEIFLHQGNKDRSIDQSLTGAWDLFAGFPEAELTRIDRRWIQEYFPGNGRDRDGAPQTEVDGGAVP, encoded by the coding sequence ATGACAAGGAAAGGTCGGGGACTTGTCGGCATATCAGGACCGCTGGTGAGCATGCCCGCCGACCCGGGTACATTCCTCGGGCAGATGTTGGAACTGACCACCGGCAGCGGACTCAGGCGCCAGGGGCAGGTGCTGGAGATCTCCAGGGAGAAGACGACGGCCCAGCTTTTCGAGACGACCCAGGGGATCGACACGGCCTCCACCTGGGTCCGTTACCTGCCAAGGACCGCCAGGATAAGGCTTTCGAGACGTATGCTGGGCAGGAGGTTCTCCGGCAGCGGCGCTCCTCTTGACGGAATGCCGCCCCCCGTACCCGAGATCGAGACCGAGATCACCGGCAGCCCCATCAATCCCATGGCCAGGGACAAACCGTCCGATTTCATCCAGACCGGTATTTCGTCCATCGACCTGCTCAATACCCTCGTCAGGGGCCAGAAACTGCCCATCTTCTCCGGTTCGGGACTGCCGTCCAACGAACTGGCTGTGCAGATCGTCCGGCAGGCCTCGGTGGTAGGCGAGGAGAGCGATTTCGCCATCGTCTTCGCCGCCATGGGCATCACCCACCGGGACGCTTCCTTCTTCGTGGACGCCTTCGAATCCACGGGGGCCATGAACCGCACCGTCGTGTTCCTGAACCTGGCTTCCGACCCCACCATCGAGCGGCTGTTGACACCACGAATGGCCCTTTCCACGGCCGAGCACCTGGCTTTCGAGCATGGCCTCCACGTCCTGGTGGTCCTCACAGACATGGCCAACTACTGCGAGGCGCTCAGGGAGATCGGCAACGCCCGGGAGGAGATCCCTGGACGACGGGGATACCCCGGGTACATGTATACGGACCTGGCCATGATCTACGAGAGAGCGGGCCGGATCAGGGGAAGAGCGGGCTCCGTGACACAGATCCCCATCCTCTCCATGCCCGACGACGACATCACGCACCCCATCGCCGATCTCACCGGGTACATCACGGAAGGACAGATCGTCCTGTCCCGCGAACTTCACCGCAAGGGGATCTTTCCTCCCATCGATGTTCTCCCCAGCCTGTCCAGGCTCATGAACCTGGGGATCGGTGAGGGGAAGACGAGGGGCGATCACAGGAACCTGGCCGACCAGATCTACGCTTTCTATGCCAGGGGGCGGGACCTGAGGCGCATGGAGGCCGTGGTGGGAGAGGACGCCATGACCAGCGAAGACCGAAGATACCTCGCCTTTTCCAAGCGGTTCGAGGAAATTTTCCTCCACCAGGGCAATAAAGACAGGAGCATAGACCAATCGCTCACGGGGGCATGGGACCTTTTCGCCGGTTTTCCTGAAGCCGAACTGACGCGCATTGACCGCCGCTGGATCCAGGAGTATTTTCCCGGGAACGGCCGGGATCGGGATGGAGCGCCCCAAACGGAGGTGGACGGAGGTGCCGTGCCGTGA
- a CDS encoding V-type ATP synthase subunit D has protein sequence MSVPATRINLLASRDRMALAIAGADLLKSKREALISDFFRIVDTIVHSREEMAREVQRAMTQAGIAKSFAGSQSLTAAALSAKRNIPIKTREINIWGIHIPEIHFVSLRRTPEARGMLPIDTSPHILETAESYEKLLDRLLRTASQEIRLKRLGEEIRKVSRRINALEQSLIPSLSGQIHQMLSTLQEREREDLFRLKHIKKSKRTKEIGR, from the coding sequence GTGAGCGTTCCGGCCACCCGGATCAACCTCCTGGCCAGCAGGGATCGAATGGCCCTGGCCATAGCCGGGGCCGACCTGCTGAAAAGCAAGAGGGAGGCGCTCATCAGCGATTTTTTCCGGATCGTGGACACCATCGTGCACAGCAGGGAGGAGATGGCGAGGGAGGTCCAGAGGGCCATGACCCAGGCCGGGATCGCCAAATCCTTCGCCGGGAGCCAGAGCCTGACCGCCGCGGCCCTTTCAGCGAAGAGGAATATCCCCATCAAGACCCGCGAGATCAACATCTGGGGCATCCACATTCCCGAGATCCATTTTGTTTCCCTCCGCAGGACCCCTGAAGCCCGGGGGATGCTTCCCATCGACACGTCTCCCCACATTCTCGAGACAGCCGAGTCCTACGAAAAACTCCTGGACCGGTTGCTGAGGACCGCCAGCCAGGAGATCCGCCTCAAGAGACTGGGTGAGGAGATCCGCAAGGTGAGCCGCAGGATCAACGCGCTGGAACAGAGCCTCATCCCCTCCCTTTCCGGCCAGATCCATCAGATGCTCAGCACCCTCCAGGAACGGGAGAGGGAGGACCTTTTCCGCCTCAAGCACATCAAGAAGAGCAAAAGGACAAAAGAGATTGGCCGGTAA
- a CDS encoding cation:proton antiporter translates to MAGNEIIALGILLMAGFAGGKASYAARLPSVTGYILAGLLLGPSLLDIITPETIEKLEFINSLALSLIAISVGGKLDLAELSGGFGTILSVSLMQTLFVGAGTFAALVVSGVSPALALLLAATALATAPAAVMAVVEETRAQGPFTNTLLAVVALSNVLAVMVFGFAMAAVPFVELDTGFSLALTRAPMASLGGSLLLGAGIGLILSRVAPMARNRQEILIIILGTAFLSSELARIGLKYSPLLINITIGFVLVNLCPLKDRLFEAIGSVELPIYITFFSLQGAHLDIRVLGGLGLVGVTYILSRMAAKVMGAWLGAAVTGAAGPMRRFLGPALFPQAGIAIGMCVAVSNTPSCSAYAPTVTTVVLAAVLINELIGPVAVNISLNRVGEARPRVVRKTAKRNTGDEKR, encoded by the coding sequence TTGGCCGGTAACGAGATCATCGCCCTGGGGATCCTGCTCATGGCGGGGTTCGCGGGGGGCAAGGCGAGTTATGCCGCCCGGCTGCCCAGCGTCACCGGCTATATCCTGGCAGGGCTTCTCCTCGGCCCGTCCCTCCTGGACATCATCACTCCGGAGACCATCGAGAAGCTGGAGTTCATCAACTCCCTGGCCCTTTCTCTCATCGCCATCTCCGTGGGGGGGAAACTTGACCTGGCCGAGCTTTCGGGCGGATTTGGAACGATCCTGTCCGTGAGCCTCATGCAGACCCTTTTCGTTGGTGCCGGGACCTTCGCGGCACTCGTGGTGTCCGGCGTCAGCCCGGCCCTTGCCCTTCTCCTCGCCGCCACAGCGCTCGCAACGGCGCCGGCGGCCGTCATGGCGGTGGTGGAGGAAACCCGGGCACAGGGCCCTTTTACCAACACCCTCCTCGCGGTGGTCGCTCTTTCGAACGTGCTTGCCGTCATGGTGTTCGGCTTTGCCATGGCAGCGGTTCCCTTCGTGGAACTTGACACCGGTTTTTCCCTTGCCCTGACGCGGGCCCCCATGGCCAGCCTCGGGGGAAGCCTTCTCCTGGGTGCGGGTATCGGCCTTATCCTTTCCCGGGTGGCCCCCATGGCGCGCAACCGCCAGGAGATCCTCATAATCATCCTCGGGACCGCTTTTTTGAGCAGCGAGCTGGCCAGGATAGGGTTGAAGTACTCCCCTCTCCTCATCAACATCACCATCGGGTTCGTCCTGGTGAACCTCTGTCCCCTGAAAGACCGCCTGTTCGAGGCCATCGGGAGCGTCGAGCTACCCATCTACATCACCTTCTTCAGCCTCCAGGGGGCCCACCTCGATATCAGGGTGCTCGGCGGGTTGGGGCTTGTGGGTGTGACCTACATCCTGAGCAGGATGGCCGCCAAGGTGATGGGGGCGTGGCTGGGGGCTGCCGTGACCGGTGCGGCCGGACCCATGAGAAGGTTCCTGGGACCTGCCCTGTTCCCCCAGGCGGGCATCGCCATCGGCATGTGCGTTGCCGTGAGCAACACGCCTTCATGCAGCGCCTATGCCCCGACCGTTACCACCGTCGTCCTCGCCGCGGTGCTGATCAACGAACTCATCGGTCCTGTCGCCGTTAACATTTCGCTGAACAGGGTCGGTGAGGCCCGCCCGCGGGTCGTGCGCAAAACCGCCAAACGAAATACTGGAGACGAGAAGCGATGA
- a CDS encoding cation:proton antiporter — protein MNFLTIGCLVLGYLLGESGLGLFNVYTIGHLKPFIAFALGWVGFIIGENLEFSTVRRMSAQLLILSLGQLTAAFVLTGWALWWFLSGPAGWPAGTALVFSLLAACTATATDPITAAALMDRGRRAAGLSHLLMQLATIADVLTTLLFWLVLSFSVNHIGSGVPGGFGFTVEALLHPALGLALGLALSLLITPERDQREVTLLFMAALFIAVGAGMAIRVSPLIVCMFASAFVMSVKRGKTVIREVVHQLEMPVYVTFLIMCGALFKPPLLVDLFWPLLIYVALRAVGKTGGIFITAKAMHLEPGAPRLGLGLLSQAGLAVVLAVNIYFEVDAALGLNLIALTTAGIVVNQLLGIEGMKLLKSTFEEEE, from the coding sequence ATGAATTTCCTCACCATCGGATGCCTGGTGCTGGGATATCTCCTGGGGGAGAGCGGCCTGGGACTCTTTAACGTCTACACCATCGGGCACCTGAAACCGTTCATTGCCTTTGCCCTCGGCTGGGTGGGGTTCATCATCGGTGAGAACCTGGAGTTCAGCACCGTGCGCAGGATGTCGGCACAGCTATTGATCCTCTCACTGGGACAGTTGACGGCCGCCTTCGTGCTCACAGGCTGGGCGCTCTGGTGGTTCCTGTCCGGCCCCGCCGGATGGCCTGCCGGGACGGCCCTGGTCTTCAGCCTGCTGGCAGCCTGTACCGCCACAGCCACCGACCCGATCACCGCGGCGGCTCTCATGGACAGGGGCAGGAGAGCAGCCGGCCTTTCCCACCTGCTCATGCAGCTGGCCACCATCGCGGACGTTTTAACCACCCTCCTGTTCTGGCTGGTCCTGTCATTTTCGGTGAACCACATCGGCAGCGGCGTTCCGGGCGGTTTCGGGTTCACGGTCGAGGCCCTGCTCCACCCGGCTCTCGGGCTGGCACTCGGGTTGGCCCTGTCCCTCCTCATAACACCTGAAAGGGACCAGAGGGAGGTGACTCTCCTCTTCATGGCGGCCTTGTTCATCGCCGTTGGCGCCGGGATGGCCATCAGGGTCTCACCTCTCATCGTGTGCATGTTTGCCTCGGCCTTCGTCATGAGCGTGAAAAGGGGCAAGACCGTTATCCGGGAGGTCGTCCACCAGCTGGAAATGCCTGTCTACGTCACCTTCCTCATCATGTGCGGTGCCCTTTTCAAACCCCCTCTCCTTGTCGATCTCTTCTGGCCACTTCTCATCTACGTGGCCCTCAGAGCGGTGGGAAAAACGGGAGGGATCTTTATCACGGCAAAAGCGATGCACCTTGAACCCGGGGCCCCCCGGCTGGGGTTAGGCCTGCTCAGCCAGGCCGGCCTCGCCGTGGTGCTGGCGGTCAACATCTACTTCGAAGTGGATGCGGCCCTCGGGCTGAACCTGATAGCCCTGACCACGGCGGGAATCGTCGTCAACCAGCTGCTGGGGATCGAGGGGATGAAGCTGTTAAAATCAACATTTGAGGAAGAAGAATAG
- a CDS encoding multiheme c-type cytochrome, which yields MRKVFTIIFAVTMALAMAGPVAARVSSQTQECLECHTEGTLGIVKQWDKSSHWDAGVGCYECHMADEKDKDAMKHNGYTIAIIVSPRDCGRCHKAEMVEQEASHHAEAGNIINSADGLLGQTVGGPPAVAVGCRQCHGSVVLVNKDGTLNPSTWPNTGIGRLNPDGSKGSCSACHTRHRFSKGQARKPEVCGKCHLGPDHPQKEVYEESKHGILYRAFEEDLNMDNPKWVAGVDFFDAPTCASCHMSAGGSEGVTHDVGKRLSWNLRSPVSTKMENSANKRKAMVEICTSCHSEGFVGGFYKQLDEFVELYDTKFGIPAMKIRDDLQNAGVIPEGNFNDEIDWIYWELWHHEGRRARHGAAMSGPDYAWWHGLYEVARNFYTEYLPAARRLSEEAGKPEVYEKIVKDYLESDERHEWYLKGFDAKKLEEIQKYYEERYQQKVN from the coding sequence ATGCGGAAGGTCTTCACGATCATTTTTGCGGTTACCATGGCCCTCGCCATGGCCGGCCCGGTCGCGGCCAGGGTGTCCAGCCAGACACAGGAGTGTCTCGAGTGCCACACGGAGGGAACCCTGGGTATTGTCAAACAGTGGGACAAGAGCAGTCACTGGGACGCCGGAGTGGGCTGCTACGAGTGCCACATGGCGGACGAGAAGGACAAGGACGCCATGAAGCACAACGGGTACACTATCGCAATTATTGTTTCGCCCCGTGACTGCGGCAGATGTCACAAAGCGGAGATGGTCGAGCAGGAGGCGAGCCACCACGCCGAAGCCGGCAACATCATCAACTCGGCCGACGGGCTCCTGGGCCAGACCGTGGGCGGACCCCCGGCCGTCGCCGTGGGGTGCCGGCAGTGCCACGGATCCGTGGTGCTGGTCAACAAGGACGGGACTCTGAACCCTTCCACCTGGCCCAACACCGGTATCGGCCGGCTCAACCCCGACGGGTCCAAGGGCTCGTGTTCGGCCTGCCACACCCGGCACCGGTTCAGCAAGGGACAGGCGAGGAAGCCCGAAGTCTGCGGCAAGTGCCATCTCGGCCCTGACCACCCCCAGAAGGAGGTCTACGAGGAATCCAAGCACGGGATCCTGTATCGCGCTTTCGAGGAAGATCTCAACATGGATAACCCCAAGTGGGTCGCCGGTGTGGACTTTTTCGACGCTCCCACCTGCGCCTCCTGCCACATGAGCGCAGGCGGCAGCGAGGGTGTGACCCACGATGTGGGCAAGCGCCTGAGCTGGAACCTGAGGTCCCCTGTCTCAACGAAGATGGAGAACTCGGCCAACAAGCGGAAAGCGATGGTTGAGATCTGTACATCCTGCCATTCAGAAGGTTTCGTTGGCGGTTTTTACAAGCAGCTCGACGAGTTCGTGGAGCTTTACGACACCAAGTTCGGGATCCCGGCCATGAAGATACGGGACGACCTCCAGAATGCGGGCGTGATCCCCGAGGGCAACTTCAACGACGAGATCGACTGGATCTACTGGGAGCTGTGGCACCACGAGGGCCGGAGGGCCAGGCACGGAGCAGCCATGTCAGGACCGGACTACGCCTGGTGGCACGGCCTTTACGAAGTGGCCAGGAACTTCTACACGGAGTACCTGCCCGCCGCCAGGAGGCTTTCGGAAGAGGCCGGCAAGCCCGAGGTCTACGAGAAGATCGTCAAGGATTACCTGGAGAGTGATGAACGGCACGAGTGGTACCTCAAGGGGTTCGACGCAAAGAAGCTCGAAGAGATCCAGAAGTACTACGAGGAGAGGTACCAGCAGAAGGTTAACTAG
- a CDS encoding DUF6306 domain-containing protein, with translation MKNENGTDLQLTEKLTVLLEAERAGVVTAKRMLSEGSSDEEGALLEEILEGERSSCRDLGRMLLQIGSRGSGNVGDFVEKVMALPDLGSRLKLLVKGQEWVVRKIEELMEESLPGGMAKELGEIHRVHVENIALCRRFLEKKDR, from the coding sequence ATGAAAAATGAAAACGGGACCGATCTTCAACTGACGGAAAAGTTGACCGTTCTGCTGGAAGCTGAGAGGGCAGGGGTTGTCACTGCAAAGCGGATGCTTTCAGAGGGTTCCTCCGACGAAGAGGGAGCCCTCCTGGAGGAGATCCTGGAGGGGGAGAGGTCGAGCTGCCGCGACCTGGGCCGGATGCTCCTACAGATCGGAAGCCGGGGCAGCGGCAACGTGGGAGATTTCGTTGAAAAGGTGATGGCGCTTCCCGACCTCGGCTCGCGCCTGAAGCTTCTCGTCAAGGGACAGGAGTGGGTCGTCCGGAAAATCGAGGAACTCATGGAGGAGTCCCTTCCGGGCGGGATGGCGAAGGAACTGGGTGAGATCCACCGTGTCCACGTGGAAAATATCGCCCTTTGCCGTCGGTTCCTGGAGAAGAAGGACCGGTGA
- a CDS encoding cytochrome c3 family protein translates to MRRILPIILALLFMAVTAAAVEAKVFDHDFHVGETESDCGVCHQEADLDIAPPLERCEECHEKSFLADVKIPARVTQDSFWYRDHGPYAEELVNNCASCYREDFCLDCHKAGFADEQGKLNVHRSDFRVTHPIHARADNRSCTVCHEERFCSDCHSEFAPEDLAFESHRRSWSDLPTGGGPHDLVTEEECDICHSDSVLPSHDWTDTHAREARRSLPTCQACHPDADVCLKCHSAREGLIVNPHPRDWDDMKDYLDGASGGKTCRRCH, encoded by the coding sequence ATGAGACGTATTCTACCGATCATACTGGCCCTCCTCTTCATGGCGGTCACTGCTGCCGCCGTGGAAGCGAAGGTGTTCGACCACGATTTCCATGTCGGTGAGACAGAATCCGACTGTGGGGTCTGCCACCAGGAGGCCGACCTGGACATAGCCCCGCCTCTGGAGCGCTGCGAGGAGTGCCACGAAAAGAGTTTTCTTGCCGACGTGAAGATACCGGCCCGCGTCACCCAGGACAGCTTCTGGTACAGGGATCACGGTCCTTATGCCGAGGAGCTGGTGAACAACTGCGCTTCCTGCTACCGGGAGGACTTCTGCCTCGATTGCCACAAGGCGGGGTTCGCGGACGAGCAGGGAAAACTGAACGTGCACCGCAGCGATTTCAGGGTCACGCACCCCATCCATGCCAGGGCCGACAACCGTAGCTGCACGGTGTGCCACGAGGAACGGTTCTGCTCCGACTGCCACAGCGAATTCGCACCCGAGGACCTGGCTTTCGAGTCCCACCGCAGGAGTTGGAGCGACCTTCCCACTGGAGGAGGACCCCACGACCTGGTGACGGAGGAGGAGTGCGACATCTGCCACAGCGACTCGGTCCTGCCGTCCCACGACTGGACCGATACCCACGCCCGCGAGGCGCGGCGCAGCCTGCCAACCTGCCAGGCGTGCCACCCCGACGCGGATGTCTGCCTCAAGTGCCACAGCGCACGGGAGGGCCTGATCGTGAACCCCCACCCCAGGGACTGGGACGACATGAAGGATTATCTCGATGGCGCCAGCGGCGGCAAGACATGCCGGCGTTGCCACTGA
- a CDS encoding aldo/keto reductase: MNFTNHTTLGRTGLSVSRLGFGASYPAPAHSLEKAFHEKGLNFFLWGSGRRAPMADALRNLTRSHRDDVVVAFQTYDKSGMLMRRFHEKGLRRLGIDHVDLLLMSWMRGVPRGGMLSTALKLKEEGKVRYLGISTHDRPLAGRIAADPQSPVDVLMVRYNAAHTGAEKDIFPHIPSENPPGIISFTATRWGRLVNPKKMPPGEKPLTAADCYRFALSSGHVDICLTGPRTAAELDENMAALDLGPLSEEEMERVRRIGRHVYGK, from the coding sequence ATGAACTTTACCAACCACACCACCCTAGGCCGCACCGGCCTCTCCGTCAGCCGTCTCGGTTTCGGGGCTTCCTATCCGGCACCGGCTCATTCCCTGGAAAAGGCGTTCCACGAGAAGGGCCTGAATTTTTTCCTCTGGGGCTCGGGGCGGCGTGCCCCGATGGCAGATGCGCTGAGAAACCTGACGCGTTCTCACCGTGATGATGTGGTGGTGGCTTTCCAGACCTACGACAAGTCAGGTATGCTCATGCGCCGTTTTCACGAAAAGGGCCTGCGCCGCCTGGGCATCGATCACGTGGACCTGCTCCTCATGAGCTGGATGCGGGGCGTTCCCAGGGGCGGGATGCTTTCAACGGCTCTGAAGTTGAAGGAGGAGGGGAAAGTGCGCTACCTGGGCATCTCCACCCACGACCGCCCCCTTGCCGGGAGGATCGCCGCAGACCCTCAAAGCCCGGTCGACGTCCTCATGGTCCGATACAACGCCGCTCACACGGGGGCGGAGAAGGATATCTTCCCCCACATCCCGTCAGAGAACCCGCCCGGGATCATCTCGTTCACCGCAACCCGGTGGGGCCGGCTGGTCAACCCGAAGAAAATGCCCCCTGGGGAAAAGCCCCTCACCGCCGCCGACTGCTACCGCTTCGCACTTTCCAGCGGCCACGTGGACATTTGCCTCACCGGTCCGCGCACCGCGGCCGAACTCGACGAGAACATGGCCGCCCTGGACCTGGGACCGCTGTCGGAGGAGGAGATGGAGCGCGTACGGCGCATCGGCAGGCATGTTTATGGGAAATAG
- a CDS encoding antibiotic biosynthesis monooxygenase → MSKVHMMTLYRIKPDKLDEVTAAVAEFVAAVKENEPAVLFYEAYRGVGDVSFFHLMTFEDAYSEEKHRSTPHMSVFVQKLSLCCEEEPGFVDLELVGSNVR, encoded by the coding sequence ATGAGTAAGGTCCACATGATGACCCTTTACCGGATCAAGCCGGACAAGCTCGACGAGGTCACGGCCGCCGTGGCCGAGTTCGTCGCTGCCGTCAAGGAGAATGAGCCGGCTGTCCTTTTCTACGAAGCGTACAGGGGTGTGGGGGACGTCTCCTTTTTCCACCTCATGACCTTCGAGGACGCCTATTCAGAGGAAAAACACCGCTCCACCCCCCACATGTCGGTCTTCGTCCAGAAACTCTCCCTCTGCTGCGAGGAAGAGCCCGGCTTTGTCGACCTGGAGCTGGTCGGGTCGAATGTAAGGTAA